One genomic region from Leptolyngbyaceae cyanobacterium JSC-12 encodes:
- a CDS encoding dinucleotide-utilizing enzyme possibly involved in molybdopterin or thiamin biosynthesis (IMG reference gene:2510095341~PFAM: MoeZ/MoeB domain; Rhodanese-like domain; ThiF family) has protein sequence MLNPNLDEIQLEKEEYERYSRHLILPEVGLEGQKRLKAASVLCIGTGGLGSPLLLYLAAAGIGRIGIVDFDVVDRSNLQRQVIHGTSWVGKPKIESAKNRIHEINPYCQVDLYETRLSSENALQIAEPYDIVVDGTDNFPTRYLVNDACVLLGKPNVYGSIYRFEGQATVFNYEDGPNYRDLYPEPPPPGLVPSCAEGGVLGILPGIIGVIQATETIKIILGKGTTLNGRLLLFNALDMKFRELKLRPNPERPVIDKLIDYETFCGIPQAKAAEAQQQSDLQEMTVQELKQLLDSGDDDFVLVDVRNPNEYEIARIPGSILIPLPDIENGNGVEKVKELLNGHKLVVHCKMGGRSAKALGILKQAGIDGINVKGGIAAWSKEVDPSVPEY, from the coding sequence ATGCTGAATCCCAACCTGGATGAAATCCAGCTCGAAAAAGAAGAATACGAACGCTATTCACGTCATTTGATCTTGCCGGAAGTGGGCTTAGAAGGTCAGAAACGGCTAAAAGCCGCCAGCGTTTTGTGCATTGGTACGGGTGGACTAGGTTCCCCATTGCTGCTGTACCTAGCTGCCGCTGGAATTGGTCGTATTGGGATCGTGGATTTCGACGTGGTTGATCGCTCTAACCTCCAGCGCCAGGTGATCCATGGCACATCCTGGGTCGGTAAACCTAAGATTGAATCTGCCAAAAATCGGATTCATGAAATCAACCCTTACTGCCAGGTAGATTTGTATGAAACCCGCCTGAGTTCTGAGAATGCCCTGCAAATCGCAGAACCCTACGACATTGTGGTAGACGGCACTGACAATTTCCCCACCCGTTATCTGGTGAATGATGCCTGTGTCCTGTTGGGTAAGCCCAACGTCTACGGCTCTATCTACCGCTTTGAAGGGCAGGCAACCGTTTTTAACTATGAAGATGGTCCCAACTATCGCGACCTATACCCCGAACCACCCCCACCTGGACTTGTCCCCTCCTGTGCTGAAGGGGGGGTGTTGGGAATTTTGCCAGGGATTATTGGTGTCATTCAAGCAACAGAAACCATCAAGATCATTCTGGGCAAAGGTACAACACTGAATGGTCGTTTGCTGCTATTCAATGCGCTGGATATGAAGTTCCGAGAGTTAAAATTGCGACCCAATCCAGAACGTCCGGTGATTGACAAACTGATCGATTACGAAACGTTCTGTGGCATCCCCCAGGCAAAAGCGGCTGAAGCCCAACAGCAATCTGATTTGCAGGAAATGACAGTGCAGGAACTGAAGCAACTGCTCGACAGCGGAGATGATGACTTTGTCTTAGTAGATGTGCGGAATCCTAATGAGTATGAAATTGCACGAATTCCTGGGTCTATTCTGATACCGCTCCCCGATATTGAGAATGGTAATGGGGTCGAGAAAGTGAAAGAACTACTGAACGGTCACAAATTGGTAGTGCACTGCAAAATGGGTGGACGCTCGGCAAAAGCATTGGGGATTTTGAAGCAAGCTGGTATTGATGGCATCAATGTGAAGGGTGGAATTGCTGCCTGGAGCAAAGAAGTTGATCCGTCAGTGCCAGAATACTAA